In Bradyrhizobium lablabi, one DNA window encodes the following:
- the mctP gene encoding monocarboxylate uptake permease MctP yields the protein MTDQIEWVALSIFIFFFALVTVMGFFAARWKSGPVSAHLDEWGLGGRQFGTWITWFLVGGDFYTAYTVIAVPALVYAVGAYGFFALPYTIIVYPFVFAVMPLLWKTAHASGHVTAADVVLGAYNSRGLELAVAITGMVATMPYIALQLIGMGVVIKAMGLAGELPIIAAFIILALYTYSSGLRAPALIAFVKDIMIYIVVLVAVVIVPARLGGYGAVFAAANDAFAAKGGATGLILKPGQMLPYATLALGSALAAFMYPHTLTGIFASKSADTIRKNAILLPAYTLLLGLIALLGYMAHAAQIKVSSPNDVVPMLFKALFPSWFSGFAFSAIAIGALVPAAVMSIGAANLFTRNVWKSYVDPAITHAGEAAVAKIASLVVKLGALAFTLFLPVQFALDLQLLGGLWILQTFPALVFGLFTRWFRAEGLLLGWATGILWGSWTAWSNGLKPVAAIDLGGASYAFYVGLGALILNVVVAVIATVIVGLISPNRSGVVARS from the coding sequence ATGACCGATCAGATCGAATGGGTTGCTCTTTCAATTTTTATCTTCTTCTTTGCGCTGGTCACCGTGATGGGATTCTTCGCCGCGCGCTGGAAGTCCGGCCCGGTCAGCGCGCATCTCGACGAATGGGGATTGGGCGGACGGCAATTCGGCACCTGGATCACCTGGTTTCTGGTCGGCGGTGATTTCTATACCGCCTATACCGTGATCGCGGTGCCGGCCCTGGTCTATGCGGTCGGCGCCTATGGCTTCTTCGCGCTGCCCTACACCATCATCGTCTATCCCTTCGTGTTCGCGGTGATGCCGCTGTTGTGGAAGACCGCGCACGCCAGTGGTCACGTCACCGCGGCCGACGTCGTCCTCGGCGCTTACAATTCGCGCGGCCTCGAATTGGCGGTCGCGATCACCGGCATGGTGGCGACGATGCCCTACATCGCGCTGCAACTGATCGGCATGGGCGTGGTGATCAAGGCGATGGGTCTGGCAGGCGAATTGCCGATCATTGCCGCCTTCATCATCCTTGCGCTCTACACCTATAGCTCCGGTCTGCGAGCACCGGCGCTGATCGCCTTCGTCAAGGACATCATGATCTATATCGTCGTGCTGGTCGCGGTAGTCATCGTACCGGCAAGACTCGGCGGCTATGGCGCGGTGTTTGCCGCCGCCAATGACGCATTCGCGGCGAAAGGTGGCGCCACAGGCCTGATCCTGAAGCCGGGCCAGATGTTGCCTTACGCGACGCTGGCGCTGGGTTCGGCGCTGGCCGCGTTCATGTATCCGCATACGCTGACCGGAATCTTCGCCTCGAAGTCCGCCGACACCATCCGCAAGAACGCCATCCTGCTGCCGGCCTACACGCTCTTGTTGGGCCTGATCGCGTTGCTCGGTTACATGGCCCATGCCGCGCAGATAAAAGTGTCCTCTCCCAACGACGTGGTGCCGATGCTGTTCAAGGCGCTGTTCCCGTCGTGGTTTTCTGGCTTCGCGTTTTCGGCGATCGCGATCGGCGCGCTGGTGCCGGCGGCGGTGATGAGCATAGGCGCCGCAAACCTGTTCACCCGCAATGTCTGGAAATCCTATGTCGACCCTGCCATCACGCACGCCGGCGAGGCGGCAGTAGCAAAAATCGCGTCGCTCGTCGTCAAGCTCGGCGCGCTGGCGTTTACGCTGTTCTTGCCGGTGCAATTTGCGCTCGACCTGCAATTGCTCGGCGGCTTGTGGATCCTGCAGACCTTTCCGGCGCTGGTATTCGGATTGTTCACGCGCTGGTTCCGCGCCGAAGGCCTGCTGCTTGGCTGGGCCACTGGCATCCTCTGGGGATCGTGGACGGCGTGGAGCAACGGGCTGAAGCCGGTCGCGGCCATCGATCTCGGCGGCGCCAGTTATGCCTTTTATGTCGGGCTCGGCGCGCTGATCCTAAATGTCGTGGTCGCTGTGATCGCGACCGTCATTGTCGGCCTGATCTCGCCAAACCGAAGCGGCGTCGTGGCGCGATCCTGA
- a CDS encoding fumarylacetoacetate hydrolase family protein — MRWLKFTANDKTSWGIVEGDRVVAVDGDPFGEWQRTPRSHPLADVKIELPLMPRTFYCVGLNYLKHLKEAADKRGEVPNVPDRPEIGYRAQNALIAHDEDVVIPATATEKIHYEGELVVVIGKKAKHLTEANAMSCVFGYTIGNDVSERSWQKADRGLWRAKNADTFKPMGPWIETDVDLDKMETIVKVNGKESNRFHTNDMIFGIKPFIAEMTKYFTLWPGDVIWMGTDGASPDLKAGDVVEIEITGIGTLRNRFVKETV; from the coding sequence ATGCGCTGGCTGAAATTCACCGCAAATGACAAAACCTCATGGGGCATCGTCGAAGGCGACCGTGTCGTCGCTGTCGACGGCGATCCCTTCGGCGAGTGGCAGCGCACACCACGCTCGCATCCGCTGGCGGACGTGAAGATCGAACTGCCGCTGATGCCGCGCACGTTTTATTGCGTCGGCCTGAATTACCTGAAACATCTCAAGGAAGCCGCCGACAAGCGCGGCGAGGTGCCCAACGTTCCCGATCGGCCCGAGATCGGCTACCGCGCGCAGAATGCACTGATCGCGCATGACGAAGACGTCGTGATCCCGGCGACCGCCACCGAGAAGATCCACTATGAGGGCGAACTCGTCGTCGTGATCGGAAAAAAGGCAAAACACCTCACCGAGGCCAACGCGATGTCCTGCGTGTTCGGCTACACCATCGGCAACGATGTCAGCGAGCGCAGCTGGCAGAAGGCCGATCGCGGCTTGTGGCGCGCCAAGAATGCCGACACCTTCAAGCCGATGGGGCCGTGGATCGAGACCGATGTCGACCTCGACAAGATGGAAACCATCGTCAAAGTGAACGGCAAGGAGAGCAACCGCTTCCACACCAACGACATGATCTTCGGCATAAAACCGTTCATCGCCGAGATGACGAAATATTTTACGCTGTGGCCCGGCGACGTGATCTGGATGGGAACCGATGGCGCTTCCCCCGACCTGAAAGCCGGCGATGTCGTCGAGATCGAGATCACCGGCATCGGCACCTTGCGCAACCGGTTTGTCAAAGAGACAGTCTAG
- a CDS encoding LLM class flavin-dependent oxidoreductase, whose amino-acid sequence MTRQMVMVGFLQAQNCTNLPSSWRHPDSRDDSMSADYYQEIARILEAGKFHMAFFDDRLAMPDRYGNDHRHTVEYGIRCVKMDPIVVLTTMGMVTEKLGLASTCSTTYYEPFDVARRFATLDLMTGGRAAWNVVTSVNDGEAHNMGRDQHLEHDLRYDRADEFMEVVLGHWDSWEDGSLLIDKKSGRFADPDKVKRLDHRGPFFKSRGPFTVPRSSQGHPVVIQAGASGRGQRFAGRWGEVIFTAARNLANAKQGYDAIRNEAAKAGRDPDQMFLCNLITPVSGATKSEAEDKMALIQKLPLEIDALSLLAEGLNFDFAAKGIDEPLTTEELQGMQGMLGIRDGVLRTSGKTNPSTRDFVTFSGRGQTADAIVGGPKEIADRLEEMFAGRGCDGFVIAATYVPGSYADFVHHIVPELQRRGLFHKDYAGKTLRENLGLPRPAAGAWKTSPRIAAE is encoded by the coding sequence ATGACGCGGCAAATGGTGATGGTCGGCTTCCTGCAGGCGCAGAACTGCACCAACCTGCCGAGTTCGTGGCGGCATCCAGATTCGCGCGACGATTCGATGTCGGCGGATTACTATCAGGAGATTGCACGCATTCTGGAAGCCGGAAAATTCCACATGGCGTTCTTCGACGACCGGCTGGCGATGCCGGATCGCTACGGCAACGATCATCGACATACCGTCGAATACGGCATCCGCTGCGTGAAGATGGACCCGATCGTGGTGCTGACCACGATGGGAATGGTCACGGAAAAGCTCGGGCTCGCATCGACCTGCTCGACGACCTACTACGAGCCGTTCGACGTCGCCCGCCGCTTCGCCACGCTCGACCTGATGACGGGTGGCCGCGCCGCCTGGAACGTGGTCACGTCAGTCAATGACGGTGAGGCCCACAATATGGGGCGCGATCAGCATCTCGAGCACGATCTGCGTTACGACCGCGCCGACGAATTCATGGAAGTGGTGCTCGGCCACTGGGATTCCTGGGAAGACGGATCGCTTTTGATCGACAAGAAATCCGGCCGGTTTGCCGACCCCGACAAGGTCAAGCGGCTCGATCATCGCGGACCATTCTTCAAGTCGCGCGGCCCGTTCACGGTGCCGCGTTCGAGCCAAGGCCATCCCGTCGTCATCCAGGCCGGCGCCAGCGGCCGCGGCCAGCGCTTTGCCGGGCGGTGGGGCGAAGTCATTTTTACCGCGGCGCGCAATCTCGCCAACGCCAAACAGGGCTATGACGCGATCCGGAACGAGGCGGCGAAAGCCGGCCGCGATCCCGACCAGATGTTTCTCTGCAATCTGATCACGCCGGTATCGGGCGCGACCAAATCCGAGGCCGAGGACAAGATGGCGCTGATCCAAAAGCTGCCGCTGGAAATCGATGCGCTGTCGCTGTTGGCCGAAGGGCTGAACTTCGACTTCGCTGCCAAGGGCATCGACGAGCCGCTGACGACGGAGGAGCTGCAGGGGATGCAGGGCATGCTCGGCATTCGCGACGGGGTCTTAAGAACCTCGGGCAAGACCAATCCATCGACGCGCGATTTTGTCACGTTCTCGGGCCGCGGCCAAACCGCCGACGCGATCGTCGGCGGGCCGAAGGAGATCGCAGACCGGCTCGAAGAGATGTTCGCCGGCCGCGGCTGCGACGGGTTTGTCATTGCGGCGACCTATGTGCCCGGTTCCTACGCTGATTTTGTGCATCACATCGTGCCAGAATTGCAGCGGCGCGGACTGTTTCACAAGGATTACGCCGGCAAGACCTTGCGCGAGAATCTGGGCTTGCCGCGCCCGGCCGCCGGCGCCTGGAAAACCTCACCGCGGATCGCGGCTGAATAA
- a CDS encoding Ldh family oxidoreductase, with protein MPIVQADRLTRIGARLLMAAGASDEEANAVAVGCVNANLAGHDSHGVIAIPTYIDRIKVGHIVPGAHWTIVQETPTTSVIDGHWGFGFHVNAKAMALTIAKAKTANVAACTVFRQSHVGRLAAYPLMAMREGMIGLATADSGRSPKAVAPFGGREARLGTNPISIAVPSDLEAPFYLDMATSAVAAGKIQLAAARGEEIPKGWIVDSEGRQTTDPKQFRKGGALLPLGGTEGYKGSGLAAMVEVLCGLLTGLGFGVEPTGRHNDGCFMAVFNVAAFRPLKDFKKEVAEFARYLKATPPSEGSTGVFYPGEVEFIREQQRRVSGIDVEDATWDKLRALAGEYKLASELDLA; from the coding sequence ATGCCGATCGTTCAGGCCGACCGTCTTACACGCATCGGGGCGCGGCTGCTGATGGCCGCCGGCGCGTCGGATGAAGAAGCCAATGCGGTCGCGGTCGGTTGCGTCAATGCCAATCTCGCCGGCCATGACTCGCACGGCGTGATCGCGATCCCGACCTATATCGACCGCATCAAGGTCGGGCACATCGTGCCCGGCGCCCACTGGACGATCGTGCAGGAGACGCCGACCACGAGTGTGATCGACGGCCATTGGGGTTTTGGCTTTCACGTCAACGCCAAGGCGATGGCGCTGACGATCGCGAAGGCGAAAACCGCCAATGTCGCGGCCTGCACGGTATTCCGCCAGAGCCACGTCGGACGGCTCGCCGCCTATCCCTTGATGGCGATGCGCGAAGGCATGATCGGCCTTGCCACCGCCGATTCCGGTCGCTCGCCGAAAGCCGTTGCGCCGTTCGGCGGCCGCGAGGCGCGGCTCGGCACCAATCCAATTTCGATCGCGGTGCCGTCGGACCTCGAGGCGCCGTTTTATCTCGACATGGCAACGTCGGCGGTCGCGGCCGGAAAGATCCAGCTCGCGGCCGCGCGCGGCGAGGAAATCCCGAAAGGCTGGATCGTCGACAGCGAAGGGCGGCAGACCACCGATCCCAAGCAATTCCGCAAAGGCGGCGCGCTGCTGCCGCTCGGCGGCACCGAAGGCTACAAGGGAAGCGGTCTCGCCGCGATGGTCGAGGTTTTGTGCGGACTGCTCACCGGCTTGGGATTCGGCGTCGAACCGACCGGGCGGCATAATGACGGATGTTTCATGGCGGTGTTCAACGTCGCCGCGTTCCGCCCCTTAAAAGATTTCAAGAAAGAAGTCGCCGAGTTCGCGCGCTATCTGAAGGCAACACCGCCATCGGAAGGCTCAACCGGCGTGTTCTATCCAGGCGAGGTCGAATTTATCCGGGAGCAGCAGCGCAGGGTTTCAGGCATCGACGTCGAAGACGCCACCTGGGACAAATTGCGCGCACTGGCCGGCGAATACAAATTGGCCAGCGAGCTCGATCTCGCGTGA
- a CDS encoding sensor domain-containing phosphodiesterase: protein METNIARTFAALSATNEAILYAKSPEELYEKVCEAAFSSGDFLATAVFLLEPGTVMLRLAAGFGDDLKRLQAIDISIFANTPEGSGVCGQAFRDQRLSISNDYLNDTRSLAWRTGAAKEHVGAAAALPLTCNGRSVGVLLVTRRDVGSLTDPIVALLERMAENISFALDNFEREAEKAKADEQKERLARMFAALSATNEAIMRAKSRTELFDLVCEAALHGAKFVSTTVALAEPNSLHLHVVASTGPGADEMRRSEFAITEALPQGRGLTGTAFRTRRPCVSNDFLADERTRPWHDNAIRSGVRSSAVLPLLNGDRAAGVLIFHSPELGTFTPELVELLQRLAENVSFALGNFDRTDEKARAERQKDRLAGMFEALSATNEAIMRVKTRAQLFELVCQAAVLGGVFASATIALVEPDSEYLRIAATKGLNYERMKNHRFATSAENPEGRGLSGTSFRTRQPCIMNDFLSDPRTVHWHHLAREDGTRSGASFPLLKNGNEAIGVLLFLSPDEGAFTDDVVELLARLAENVSFALDNFDRAEEKAKTEEQKQRLTRMFAALGATNEAIMRAKSRTELFELVCEATVVGGNFTSTAIALERPDAEFLENVASAGPDRVRARAVQLSADATRPEGQGITGTALRRRLPCISNDYLADYGTESHFHDVVRDSGTRSGAALPLLKDGKAIGALVYLSSELGAFSPELIGLLQRVAENVSFALDNFDRVDEKARAEEQKQRLTRMFAALSATNEAIMRAKSRAELFELVCQAASGGGKFTSTTIALADPGSDLLAIVAAAGPTAETTRNVRLSIDADRPEGRGLAGTAYRTRQPCISNDYMADPRVSAFHAIIRRDGANSGAAFPLLIRGQAVGVMIYMSSERDTFKPEFVELLQRLADNVSFALENFDRADEKTKADERIEYLASHDSLTNLPNRDMFNELLHHAIEAAHRHQRQFAVLFIDLDRFKVINDSLGHDAGDILLVETANRLRNALRASDVVARLGGDEFVVILEETAESDDVENIARHLLSMLSQPLQLSGHECHTTASIGIAMYPSNGTDVQTLTKNADMAMYLAKEDGKNGFRFFTKEIKTQSIERLTLETALRHALERDQFALHYQPKVDMATGQITGVEALLRWTHPELGVLPPMQFIPLAEETGLIVPIGRWVLKEACAQNMAWQRRGLRPVSMAVNLSPRQFADERLLQDIDEALAASGMSPVLLQLEVTESMVVRNVSRAIKVLDAIQSRGIRLAIDDFGTGYSSMSLMKQFPIDTIKIDRSFVRDLPQDSEDRAIAQAIISMGKALGMTVVAEGVETSAQEAFLRDHACDEMQGYLYSKPVTPQQMADLLRAAPVLVAPPLQPAAGEVPEPSASRSILKSAAQ, encoded by the coding sequence TTGGAGACGAATATCGCGCGTACGTTTGCGGCGTTGAGTGCGACCAACGAAGCGATCCTGTATGCAAAATCGCCTGAGGAGCTATACGAAAAAGTCTGTGAAGCCGCGTTTTCCAGCGGGGACTTCCTGGCGACGGCTGTGTTTTTGCTGGAACCGGGCACCGTCATGCTCCGGCTTGCAGCCGGCTTCGGCGACGATCTCAAACGGCTGCAGGCGATCGATATTTCGATTTTCGCCAACACCCCCGAGGGCTCGGGCGTTTGCGGACAAGCCTTTCGCGACCAACGCCTGAGCATCAGCAATGATTACCTGAACGATACGCGGTCGCTGGCCTGGCGGACGGGCGCGGCCAAGGAGCATGTCGGCGCGGCGGCGGCGCTGCCGCTGACCTGCAACGGCCGCAGCGTCGGCGTTCTCTTGGTCACCAGGCGCGACGTCGGCTCGCTGACCGACCCGATCGTCGCGCTGCTCGAGCGCATGGCGGAGAATATCTCGTTCGCGCTGGATAATTTCGAGCGCGAAGCGGAAAAGGCAAAAGCTGATGAACAGAAGGAACGGCTGGCGCGCATGTTCGCGGCGCTGAGCGCAACCAACGAAGCCATCATGCGGGCCAAGTCGCGTACCGAGCTGTTCGATCTGGTCTGCGAGGCGGCGCTGCATGGCGCGAAGTTTGTCTCCACCACCGTCGCACTGGCCGAACCCAATTCGTTGCATCTCCATGTTGTCGCGTCGACCGGACCCGGCGCGGACGAGATGAGGCGGTCGGAATTTGCGATTACGGAAGCGCTCCCGCAAGGACGCGGGTTGACCGGGACGGCGTTCCGTACCCGGCGGCCTTGCGTCAGCAACGACTTTCTGGCCGACGAACGTACCAGGCCGTGGCACGACAATGCGATCCGAAGCGGGGTCAGATCGTCAGCGGTCTTGCCGTTGCTCAATGGCGATCGCGCGGCGGGCGTGCTGATTTTTCATTCGCCCGAGTTGGGGACCTTCACGCCCGAACTCGTCGAACTGCTGCAGCGGCTCGCGGAAAATGTCTCGTTCGCGCTCGGGAATTTCGATCGAACCGACGAAAAGGCCAGGGCCGAGCGACAAAAGGATCGCCTGGCCGGGATGTTCGAGGCGCTCAGCGCGACCAACGAAGCGATCATGCGGGTCAAGACGCGGGCGCAGCTGTTCGAGCTGGTGTGCCAGGCCGCCGTTTTGGGCGGGGTGTTCGCCTCCGCGACTATCGCGCTTGTCGAACCCGATAGCGAGTATCTTCGGATTGCCGCGACCAAAGGCTTGAATTACGAGCGGATGAAAAACCACCGCTTCGCCACCTCGGCTGAAAACCCCGAAGGCCGGGGGCTGTCCGGAACCTCTTTCCGGACCCGACAACCCTGCATCATGAACGACTTCCTGTCCGATCCGCGGACCGTTCATTGGCATCATCTTGCTAGGGAAGACGGGACACGCTCCGGCGCAAGCTTCCCGTTGCTGAAAAACGGCAACGAGGCCATCGGCGTGCTGCTGTTTCTTTCACCGGACGAAGGCGCCTTCACCGACGATGTGGTGGAGCTCTTGGCCCGGCTGGCAGAGAACGTTTCCTTCGCACTGGACAATTTCGATCGCGCCGAGGAAAAGGCCAAGACCGAGGAGCAGAAGCAACGCTTGACGCGGATGTTTGCGGCTCTGGGCGCGACCAATGAAGCGATCATGCGGGCCAAGTCGCGGACCGAGCTGTTCGAACTGGTGTGCGAGGCAACGGTCGTCGGCGGGAATTTCACCTCCACGGCAATCGCGCTGGAGCGGCCGGACGCAGAATTTCTGGAAAATGTCGCATCCGCCGGACCGGATCGGGTGCGGGCAAGAGCGGTGCAGTTGTCGGCCGATGCCACGCGCCCCGAGGGGCAGGGCATCACCGGGACGGCCTTGCGCAGGCGGTTGCCGTGCATCAGCAACGACTATCTGGCCGACTACGGAACCGAATCGCATTTCCACGATGTCGTTCGGGATAGCGGCACCCGATCGGGCGCGGCATTGCCGCTGTTGAAGGACGGCAAGGCCATCGGCGCCCTGGTGTACCTCTCCAGCGAGCTCGGCGCCTTCAGCCCCGAATTGATCGGGCTGTTGCAACGCGTCGCGGAGAACGTCTCGTTTGCACTCGATAATTTCGACCGTGTGGACGAAAAGGCGAGGGCCGAGGAGCAGAAGCAGCGGCTGACGCGAATGTTCGCGGCGCTGAGCGCGACCAACGAAGCGATCATGCGAGCGAAGTCGAGGGCGGAGCTGTTCGAGCTGGTGTGCCAGGCCGCATCGGGCGGCGGCAAATTCACCTCAACGACCATCGCGTTGGCCGATCCCGGCAGCGATCTTCTTGCCATCGTGGCCGCGGCCGGACCGACCGCGGAAACAACGCGGAACGTCAGGCTTTCGATCGACGCCGATCGTCCCGAGGGGCGCGGGCTCGCCGGCACCGCGTACCGGACGCGGCAGCCCTGCATCAGCAATGATTATATGGCCGACCCCCGAGTTAGTGCTTTCCATGCCATCATCCGTCGCGATGGCGCAAATTCGGGTGCCGCCTTTCCGTTGCTGATTCGCGGGCAGGCCGTCGGCGTCATGATTTATATGTCTTCGGAAAGAGACACCTTTAAGCCCGAATTCGTCGAACTGCTGCAAAGGCTGGCGGACAATGTTTCTTTCGCGCTCGAGAACTTCGACCGCGCCGATGAGAAAACCAAGGCCGACGAGCGCATCGAATATCTTGCGTCGCATGACAGCCTGACCAATCTGCCCAATCGGGACATGTTCAACGAGCTCCTGCACCATGCGATCGAGGCGGCGCACCGCCACCAGCGGCAGTTTGCGGTGCTGTTTATCGATCTCGATCGGTTCAAGGTCATCAACGACTCGCTCGGGCATGATGCCGGCGATATTTTATTGGTGGAAACCGCCAACAGGCTGCGTAACGCCTTGCGTGCAAGCGACGTCGTGGCGCGGCTCGGCGGCGACGAATTCGTCGTCATTCTCGAGGAGACCGCGGAAAGCGACGACGTCGAGAACATTGCCCGCCATTTATTGTCCATGCTGAGCCAGCCGCTGCAATTGAGCGGCCACGAATGCCACACCACGGCCAGCATCGGCATCGCGATGTACCCGTCGAACGGCACTGACGTGCAGACGCTGACCAAGAACGCCGACATGGCGATGTATCTCGCCAAGGAAGACGGCAAGAACGGCTTCCGCTTCTTCACCAAGGAGATCAAGACCCAGTCGATCGAGCGCCTGACGCTGGAAACCGCGCTCCGCCATGCGCTGGAGCGCGATCAGTTCGCCCTGCACTATCAGCCGAAGGTCGATATGGCGACAGGGCAGATCACCGGCGTCGAGGCGCTGTTGCGCTGGACCCATCCCGAGCTCGGCGTATTGCCGCCGATGCAGTTCATCCCGCTCGCCGAAGAAACCGGGCTGATCGTGCCGATCGGCCGCTGGGTGCTGAAGGAAGCGTGCGCGCAGAACATGGCCTGGCAGCGCCGCGGGTTGCGCCCGGTGTCGATGGCGGTCAATCTGTCACCGCGGCAGTTCGCCGACGAGCGCCTGCTGCAGGATATCGACGAGGCGCTGGCGGCGAGCGGCATGTCGCCGGTGCTGCTGCAGCTCGAGGTCACCGAGAGCATGGTGGTGCGCAATGTTTCGCGGGCGATCAAGGTGCTGGACGCCATCCAGAGCCGCGGCATTCGTCTTGCGATCGACGATTTTGGCACCGGCTATTCCTCGATGTCGCTGATGAAGCAGTTCCCGATCGACACCATCAAGATCGACCGTTCCTTTGTTCGCGATCTGCCGCAGGATTCCGAGGACCGCGCCATCGCCCAGGCGATCATCAGCATGGGCAAGGCACTCGGGATGACGGTCGTCGCCGAAGGCGTGGAAACCTCGGCGCAGGAAGCGTTCCTGCGCGATCATGCCTGCGATGAAATGCAGGGCTATCTGTACAGCAAGCCGGTTACGCCGCAACAAATGGCCGACCTGCTGCGCGCTGCCCCGGTGCTTGTTGCCCCGCCGCTGCAGCCCGCGGCAGGCGAGGTGCCCGAGCCATCCGCCTCGCGATCGATCCTGAAGAGTGCCGCGCAATAG
- a CDS encoding MFS transporter: MVGFMRPPCEAGVIRATPAVPAALSQKRKHLTLAATILGSSMAFIDGSVVNIALPDIQRALHADAASTQWIVNAYLLLLGALVLVGGSAADLYGRRRIFLLGVAVFTTASVACGLSPDITVLVLSRAVQGFGAALLTPASLAMLGATFDQHERSHAIGIWAGVGALTSAAGPVLGGWLVDHISWRAIFLLNVPLAIAAAGLAAGFACESRDDKANPLDWRGAIAIAIGLAAITWGLGAIPGSGFHDKAVLGALGAGTAFLALFVAIEARLGERAMMPLSLFRSRNFSGANALTLLLYFALGGALYYLPFGLIRLGGYSATQAGAALLPFALIMGFGASFAGTLADRFGPRLSLTVGPIIAACGLTLLAFADFSAPYWISVLPAIAVLAVGMTITVPPLTSTVMAAVGEARAGIASGVNNAVARVAGLLAVATLGAVLFASFSHHLAGIVATQANDALNAVMAGQAGVNEGAIAAFDRALRTVMLVTALCAALGGVAGWFWIRPEAAR; the protein is encoded by the coding sequence ATGGTTGGTTTCATGCGGCCGCCCTGCGAGGCCGGCGTCATCCGCGCGACACCGGCTGTTCCGGCTGCGCTGTCGCAAAAGCGCAAGCACCTGACACTGGCGGCGACGATCCTCGGATCGAGCATGGCGTTCATCGACGGCTCGGTCGTGAATATCGCCTTGCCTGATATCCAGCGGGCGCTGCATGCGGACGCGGCATCGACGCAATGGATCGTCAACGCGTACCTCTTGCTGCTCGGCGCTCTCGTGCTGGTCGGCGGCTCGGCCGCCGATCTTTACGGCCGCCGGCGGATTTTTCTTCTCGGCGTCGCGGTCTTCACCACGGCCTCGGTTGCGTGCGGCCTTTCGCCTGACATCACCGTGCTCGTCTTAAGCCGCGCGGTGCAGGGTTTCGGCGCCGCTCTGCTGACGCCGGCCAGTCTTGCGATGTTGGGGGCGACCTTCGACCAGCACGAGCGCAGCCACGCGATCGGAATATGGGCGGGCGTCGGCGCGTTGACATCGGCGGCGGGTCCCGTACTTGGCGGCTGGCTGGTCGATCATATCTCCTGGCGCGCGATCTTTTTGCTCAACGTGCCGCTGGCGATCGCCGCGGCCGGCCTTGCGGCCGGCTTTGCCTGCGAGAGCCGCGACGACAAGGCAAATCCGCTCGACTGGCGAGGCGCGATTGCAATCGCCATCGGCCTTGCCGCCATCACCTGGGGACTTGGCGCAATTCCGGGGTCGGGATTTCATGACAAGGCCGTGCTCGGCGCGCTCGGAGCGGGAACCGCATTCCTTGCACTATTCGTCGCGATCGAAGCCCGCTTGGGCGAAAGGGCGATGATGCCGCTGTCGCTGTTCCGTTCACGCAATTTTTCCGGCGCCAATGCGCTGACGCTATTGCTCTACTTCGCGCTCGGCGGCGCGCTGTATTATCTGCCGTTCGGCCTGATCCGGCTCGGCGGCTATTCCGCGACGCAGGCCGGCGCCGCGTTGCTGCCGTTTGCTCTGATCATGGGATTCGGCGCATCGTTTGCGGGCACGCTAGCCGACCGTTTCGGGCCGCGTCTTTCGCTGACCGTCGGCCCCATCATCGCCGCCTGCGGCTTGACCCTGCTGGCTTTTGCAGACTTCAGCGCCCCCTATTGGATCAGCGTATTGCCTGCGATCGCGGTGCTCGCCGTCGGCATGACCATCACCGTTCCGCCCTTGACGTCAACGGTGATGGCGGCCGTGGGCGAAGCCCGGGCCGGCATTGCTTCCGGCGTCAACAACGCGGTCGCCCGGGTGGCTGGCCTTCTTGCGGTCGCGACGCTCGGCGCGGTGCTGTTTGCGAGCTTTTCACATCATCTGGCCGGGATCGTGGCCACGCAGGCCAACGATGCGTTGAACGCGGTGATGGCCGGACAGGCCGGCGTCAATGAAGGCGCCATCGCCGCATTCGACCGCGCCCTGCGCACGGTGATGCTGGTGACGGCACTCTGCGCCGCGCTCGGCGGCGTTGCCGGCTGGTTTTGGATCCGGCCGGAAGCGGCGCGCTGA
- a CDS encoding cupin domain-containing protein, translating into MTIPTRRWRYLAIPLFLATTLSLCSAAELNPAAVIYKLPDQIPWSAVDARGAQNAVVVGDPNKPGFYVVYTKWTKGNHFSRPHFHPNDRYIVVLQGTWWVGSGPKFDPATTTPMPAGSFVTHFGKQVHWDGAKDEDAVLLIMGEGPATSTLVAEEK; encoded by the coding sequence ATGACAATCCCCACCCGGCGTTGGCGTTATCTCGCGATCCCGCTATTTCTCGCCACCACCTTAAGCCTTTGTTCCGCGGCCGAACTCAATCCCGCCGCGGTGATCTACAAATTGCCGGACCAGATCCCCTGGAGTGCCGTCGATGCCCGCGGCGCGCAAAATGCCGTCGTTGTTGGTGATCCCAATAAGCCCGGATTTTATGTCGTCTACACCAAATGGACCAAGGGCAACCATTTCAGCCGGCCGCACTTCCATCCCAACGACCGTTATATTGTCGTGCTCCAGGGGACATGGTGGGTGGGCTCGGGACCGAAATTCGATCCAGCCACCACCACACCAATGCCAGCCGGAAGCTTTGTCACCCATTTCGGCAAGCAGGTGCACTGGGACGGCGCCAAGGATGAAGACGCCGTTCTCCTGATCATGGGCGAAGGGCCGGCGACGTCAACGCTGGTGGCAGAAGAAAAATAG